GTACGACGCTGCTGGAGTGGTCGTTCGTCGTAAAAAATCGTCATAAACAGTGACAGCAGTGGCGAAAGCGACTGTAGAGCGTGAATGGATGGACAAAAAATTGAGGAATCAGCATATCAAAGGCAAATAGGAGGAAACCGGAGTTGAGAACACGGTTTGccgaaaaagaaagaaaaaatattcacCGAAGAGAGTGGGTTCACCGGGTAGTTGACAATTAGGGTTGTCTctaaataggctctagatatcatgttgaatataaagagtatttgttgaatataaagagtattgataGACATattgaataacccgtgtgttttAACTACACAACGGAATTTCTTTATACAGACAAAGAGTATTAAACAATCCTAATTTACAATAATGCTAACAGGCTGGAATACCTACAgcccatctaatctaattatttacattctaatataatattttaacataattaatagATTGCTGCATTGGCAATTCGAAGTGGGAATGGTTTATTACTTAAAGGAGGAAATGAAGGCCGAAGATCAAATGCTGCCTTACACAAGGTTTatccatttattttattagttgagGCTTTAGTTTTTTCAGGTCAATCTAGATCATCATTTTTGGTATAATTAAGTTTCCATCTTTACATatatatttcttctttgttgTAGGTGATTACTTCAGTCATGCCAGATATAGTTGGCGACAAACTCATTGGGCTTGTGACTTCAAGGGATCAAATTCCAGATCTACTTAAGGTATATATTACAAGTTAAAATCctcataattatatttttgtgatgATTTTCACTAATTAATATACTTTGCCACAACTTGATGATGTGATAGATCTTGTGGTCCCTAGAGGCAGTAATAGGCTTGTTTCTCAAATCAAGGAGTCAACAAGAATTCCAGTTCTTGGTCATGCTGGTATTGTATCACATATAAATTTCATATGTGTAAACATGTAAGAAAAACTACGACTtctattgaaattattttatgtgtttttgttatGCAGATGGAATTTGTCATGTATATGTTGACAAGTCTGCTAATATTGATATGGCAAAGCAGATAATTAGGGATGCAAAGATTGATTATCCTGATGCCTGCAATGCAATGGTAATTAGCATTCACATCATTTGCAATGCTTTGTTCCTTGTAAAAAATGTTCATCGACATTCTCCTAGCCTGTTAGATTTTGCTTGCTTGTTATTTTGATGTTGTGAATAGAATTTATGGACTGTGCTCATTGAAATAATTTGTCATGATATTCTTAGAAAACTCTTCTTGTACACAAGAATTTGTCGTGTAATGGTGGACTTAATGAGCTTA
This Cicer arietinum cultivar CDC Frontier isolate Library 1 unplaced genomic scaffold, Cicar.CDCFrontier_v2.0 Ca_scaffold_5916_v2.0, whole genome shotgun sequence DNA region includes the following protein-coding sequences:
- the LOC101495477 gene encoding delta-1-pyrroline-5-carboxylate synthase-like isoform X4, producing MTAKVNDAICAVHAGIPVIITSGYATDNIIRVLQGEKMGTVFHKDAHLWKNIKQESAHEMAVAACNSSRRLQISRLAKSVHMLADMEELVGQILKRSEIAALAIRSGNGLLLKGGNEGRRSNAALHKVITSVMPDIVGDKLIGLVTSRDQIPDLLKILWSLEAVIGLFLKSRSQQEFQFLVMLMEFVMYMLTSLLILIWQSR